A single Blattabacterium sp. (Mastotermes darwiniensis) str. MADAR DNA region contains:
- the secA gene encoding preprotein translocase subunit SecA, with protein sequence MGFFIDILKKLLGNKNERDLQEVRKFLIHIKEEEKKISFLSDDELRNKTQEFKDIIKESTKKFYQREEYFVNKIKEKSCSIDTLEKVHLNREKNQQECYNTEQKVLVSLLSKAFAVVKETAKRFKEKKRIIVKSTPLDEEFSKTKPYVHLQKDKAIWKNEWEFYGKSIIWDMVHYDVQLMGGIVLHQGKIAEMATGEGKTFVATLSAYLNALSGRGVHIVTVNNYLSKRDTNWMAPLMEFHGLRVDCIDNYPSSNISMRKKAYQADITYGTNNEFCFDYLRDNMVCSKEELVQRELNYAIIDEIDSVLIDEARTPLVISGPVVHSHNENIEEFKLLKDKIEDIVNRQNIEVKKFFYESRNLIKYGEKKLGGFKLFQAYRGLPKKKFLIKFLSEDKIRFLLQKVESYYLQDNGREMYKVDKDLYFVIDEKNNTVELTDKGIEFLSKNVKDIGFFVLPDINVEITELEKKNFPKEKEIKEKEKILQNFSVKSKRIHTVNQLLKAYTLFERDVDYVVLGGKVKIVDEQTGRIMEGRRYSDGLHQAIEAKENVKIESSSQTLATITLQNYFRMYKKISGMTGTAETESGEFWHIYKLDVVVIPTHKIMIRKDLQDLVFKTKREKYNAIIETIIHLSKYEKRPVLVGTTSVEVSEFLSRALKFRKIEHNVLNAKLHDKEAEIIAKAGLPGSVTIATNMAGRGTDIKLSKEVVKYGGLAVLGTERHDSRRVDNQLRGRSGRQGDPGSSQFYVSLEDNLIRLFIDSERLSKLMDRFGHKEGDIIQHPLLTRSIERAQKKIENNNFSIRKRLLDYDDVINKQREFIYKRRKNALCGEDLNLDISNMVYVLLDIMIFFNKSFNDFKNLEYEFFKIFGIKIPLSERDFFSYKERNCINFLHDLIINCYRKKKEKIVHQDLFPILSNNVKNKMDYYTIQVVFTNGIINIVSTSNLKEFYHSRGESLLSMFEKKTILCFLDEKWKEHLREMDNLRYSVQNAVFEQKDPLIVYKQNAFNLFQERVYEINRKILSFLFQSTIMKNDIVCLPNNNRIIDSFFKEKNGKKLRRNNRINIRHLVTGETKNIKFKKVYFFLEKGEWIIEDDCF encoded by the coding sequence ATGGGTTTTTTTATAGATATATTAAAAAAGTTATTAGGAAATAAAAATGAAAGAGACCTTCAAGAAGTTAGAAAATTTTTAATTCATATAAAAGAAGAAGAAAAAAAAATATCTTTTTTATCAGATGATGAATTAAGAAATAAAACTCAAGAATTTAAGGATATAATAAAGGAATCGACAAAAAAATTTTATCAAAGAGAGGAGTATTTTGTAAATAAAATAAAAGAAAAGTCTTGTTCTATAGATACCTTGGAAAAGGTCCATTTAAATAGAGAAAAAAACCAACAAGAATGTTATAATACAGAACAAAAAGTTTTGGTCAGTCTTTTATCTAAAGCTTTTGCTGTGGTCAAAGAAACAGCTAAACGTTTTAAAGAAAAAAAACGAATTATAGTAAAATCTACTCCTCTCGATGAAGAATTTTCCAAAACAAAACCTTACGTTCACTTGCAAAAAGATAAGGCTATTTGGAAAAACGAATGGGAGTTTTATGGGAAATCTATAATATGGGATATGGTTCATTATGATGTTCAATTGATGGGAGGAATAGTACTCCATCAAGGAAAAATAGCTGAAATGGCTACTGGGGAAGGAAAAACTTTTGTAGCTACTCTATCCGCTTATTTAAATGCTCTTTCTGGAAGAGGAGTTCATATTGTTACCGTAAATAATTATTTGTCTAAAAGAGATACAAATTGGATGGCTCCTTTAATGGAATTTCATGGATTAAGAGTGGATTGTATTGATAATTATCCATCTTCTAATATTTCTATGCGTAAGAAAGCTTATCAAGCAGATATCACTTATGGAACGAATAACGAATTTTGTTTTGATTACTTACGTGATAATATGGTATGTTCTAAAGAAGAATTGGTTCAAAGAGAGTTGAATTATGCTATTATAGATGAAATAGATTCCGTTTTAATAGATGAAGCACGAACTCCTTTAGTTATTTCAGGCCCAGTAGTACATTCTCATAATGAGAATATAGAAGAATTTAAATTATTGAAAGATAAAATAGAAGATATTGTCAATAGGCAAAATATAGAAGTAAAAAAATTTTTTTATGAATCAAGAAATTTAATTAAGTATGGAGAAAAAAAATTAGGTGGGTTTAAACTTTTTCAAGCATATAGAGGGTTACCAAAGAAAAAATTCTTAATTAAATTTTTAAGTGAGGATAAAATACGTTTTCTTTTACAAAAGGTGGAAAGTTATTATTTACAGGATAATGGAAGAGAGATGTATAAAGTGGATAAAGATCTTTATTTTGTTATTGATGAGAAAAATAATACTGTAGAATTAACGGATAAAGGAATTGAATTTTTATCCAAAAATGTAAAAGATATAGGTTTTTTTGTATTGCCTGATATAAATGTAGAAATTACAGAATTAGAAAAAAAGAATTTTCCTAAAGAAAAAGAAATCAAAGAAAAAGAAAAAATATTACAAAACTTTTCGGTAAAATCAAAACGTATACATACTGTAAACCAGTTACTTAAAGCTTATACTTTATTTGAAAGAGATGTAGATTATGTGGTGTTAGGAGGAAAAGTGAAAATAGTGGATGAACAAACTGGTCGTATTATGGAAGGAAGACGTTATTCAGATGGTCTTCATCAAGCTATTGAAGCAAAAGAGAATGTAAAAATAGAATCTTCCAGTCAAACTTTAGCTACTATTACTTTGCAAAATTATTTTAGAATGTATAAGAAAATATCTGGAATGACAGGGACAGCTGAAACAGAATCCGGAGAATTTTGGCATATTTACAAATTGGATGTTGTAGTCATTCCTACACATAAAATTATGATAAGGAAAGATTTACAAGACCTTGTTTTTAAAACAAAACGTGAAAAATATAATGCTATTATAGAAACAATCATTCATTTATCCAAATATGAAAAACGTCCTGTTCTTGTTGGAACAACCTCTGTTGAGGTTTCTGAATTTCTTAGTAGAGCTTTAAAATTTAGAAAAATAGAACACAATGTTTTAAATGCAAAATTACATGATAAAGAAGCTGAAATTATAGCAAAAGCAGGACTTCCTGGATCTGTAACTATAGCAACAAATATGGCAGGTAGAGGAACGGATATCAAACTATCCAAAGAAGTAGTTAAATATGGAGGACTTGCAGTTTTAGGAACTGAGAGACACGATTCTAGAAGGGTAGACAATCAGTTAAGAGGACGTTCTGGACGTCAAGGAGATCCAGGTAGTTCTCAATTTTATGTATCCCTAGAAGATAATTTAATTCGTTTATTTATAGATTCAGAACGATTGTCTAAATTAATGGATCGTTTTGGACATAAAGAAGGAGATATTATCCAACATCCTTTGTTAACGAGATCTATAGAAAGAGCACAAAAGAAAATAGAAAATAATAATTTTAGCATTCGAAAACGTTTGCTAGATTATGACGATGTTATTAATAAACAACGAGAATTTATTTATAAAAGACGTAAAAATGCTTTATGTGGAGAGGATTTGAATTTAGATATTTCTAATATGGTGTATGTTTTATTGGATATCATGATATTTTTTAATAAATCTTTTAATGATTTTAAGAATTTGGAATACGAATTTTTTAAAATTTTTGGGATTAAAATTCCCCTTTCAGAAAGGGATTTTTTTTCATATAAAGAACGAAATTGTATTAATTTTCTTCATGATCTAATTATAAATTGTTATAGGAAAAAAAAAGAAAAAATAGTTCATCAAGATCTTTTTCCTATTCTATCCAATAATGTAAAAAATAAAATGGATTATTATACAATTCAGGTTGTATTCACAAATGGCATTATTAATATTGTTTCTACATCAAATTTAAAAGAATTTTATCATAGTCGTGGGGAATCTTTGTTATCTATGTTTGAAAAAAAAACTATATTGTGTTTTCTGGATGAAAAGTGGAAAGAGCATTTGCGTGAAATGGATAATTTACGATATTCTGTACAAAATGCTGTTTTTGAACAAAAAGATCCTCTTATAGTTTACAAACAGAATGCTTTCAATTTGTTTCAAGAAAGAGTTTATGAAATTAATAGAAAAATTCTTTCTTTTTTGTTTCAGTCTACTATAATGAAGAACGATATCGTATGTCTTCCAAATAATAATAGAATAATAGATTCCTTTTTTAAAGAAAAAAATGGAAAAAAATTAAGAAGAAACAATAGAATTAATATCCGCCATTTAGTTACAGGAGAAACAAAGAATATAAAATTCAAGAAAGTATATTTTTTTTTGGAAAAGGGAGAATGGATTATAGAAGATGATTGTTTTTAG
- a CDS encoding DUF2795 domain-containing protein, whose translation MYWTLELASHLEDAPWPATKEELIDFAIRTGAPLEVVENLQQLENGEGEVFETIEDIWEDYPRDDEDFYWNRDEYEL comes from the coding sequence ATGTATTGGACTTTAGAATTAGCTTCTCATTTAGAAGATGCTCCTTGGCCTGCTACAAAGGAGGAATTAATCGATTTTGCCATTCGAACAGGTGCTCCATTAGAAGTTGTGGAAAATCTTCAACAGTTAGAAAATGGGGAGGGAGAAGTATTTGAAACTATAGAAGATATATGGGAAGATTATCCACGTGATGATGAAGATTTTTATTGGAATAGGGATGAATATGAACTTTAA
- the fmt gene encoding methionyl-tRNA formyltransferase, with translation MKEFPRIVFIGSTSFSLFSLKELYIHKYNIVGIITNPDPVSKKKKNIIKEYALENNIPFLQPKNLLDSSFLENLKVWKADIQIVVSFRILPKEVWKMPKIGTINLHASLLPQYRGAAPINWVIINGENQTGLTTFFVNDQVDCGKILFQKKIEIKKEETAGELENKLKKISGSMIIKTLEGIFQKRIKPKSQKTIIPLKYAPKIFTIDCRIFWQEPSINVIYNKIRGLSPYPSAWTLLFFKENKFVRFKIFMVKTIHKKHFFPIGLVIISSFEMKISVKEGFISIIEGQIEGKKKMNIKNLINGIKIRKNLFVR, from the coding sequence ATGAAAGAATTTCCTAGAATTGTTTTTATAGGTTCTACTTCTTTTTCTCTTTTTTCCTTAAAAGAACTATATATTCATAAATATAATATTGTAGGGATAATTACAAATCCTGATCCAGTTAGTAAAAAAAAAAAGAATATTATAAAAGAATACGCCTTAGAAAATAATATTCCTTTTTTACAACCCAAAAATCTTTTAGATTCTTCTTTTTTAGAAAATTTGAAAGTATGGAAAGCCGATATACAAATTGTCGTTTCATTTCGAATTTTACCTAAGGAGGTATGGAAGATGCCTAAAATAGGAACCATTAATTTACATGCATCACTACTACCCCAATATAGAGGAGCAGCTCCTATAAATTGGGTAATTATTAATGGAGAAAATCAAACTGGATTAACTACTTTCTTTGTCAACGATCAAGTAGATTGTGGAAAAATTCTTTTCCAAAAGAAAATAGAAATAAAAAAGGAAGAAACAGCTGGAGAACTTGAAAATAAATTAAAAAAGATTAGTGGATCTATGATCATAAAAACATTGGAAGGAATTTTTCAAAAAAGAATCAAACCTAAATCTCAAAAAACTATTATTCCGTTAAAATATGCTCCAAAAATATTTACGATAGATTGTAGAATTTTTTGGCAAGAACCTTCTATAAATGTTATTTATAATAAGATAAGAGGACTTAGCCCTTATCCTTCCGCATGGACACTTTTATTTTTTAAAGAAAATAAATTCGTTAGATTCAAAATTTTTATGGTAAAAACAATACATAAAAAACATTTTTTTCCAATTGGATTAGTAATTATTTCTTCCTTTGAAATGAAAATATCTGTAAAAGAAGGATTTATCTCTATTATTGAAGGACAAATAGAAGGGAAAAAAAAAATGAATATAAAGAATTTAATCAACGGAATAAAAATAAGAAAAAATCTTTTTGTTCGATAG
- a CDS encoding HU family DNA-binding protein, whose protein sequence is MNKTELVNSIAEKTGITKIKAKNVTDAFIETVIETLKKGDKITLVGFGTFSVVERNPRNGINPRTGKKIHIPGKKVAKFKIGAELTNL, encoded by the coding sequence ATGAATAAAACAGAATTGGTAAATTCAATAGCTGAAAAAACAGGAATCACAAAGATAAAAGCAAAAAATGTTACAGATGCATTTATTGAAACAGTAATTGAAACTCTTAAAAAGGGAGATAAAATTACATTAGTTGGATTTGGAACCTTTTCTGTTGTAGAAAGAAATCCAAGAAATGGAATAAATCCTAGAACAGGAAAAAAAATTCATATACCAGGAAAAAAGGTAGCTAAATTTAAAATAGGTGCAGAATTAACAAATTTGTAA
- the pdxH gene encoding pyridoxamine 5'-phosphate oxidase, with protein sequence MTFDLYNYRKIYTKKSLMESKVPLDPLTLFHSWFQEEKEVHPPNTETNAMSISTIGEDGVPETRIVLLKMYSKDGFVFYTNYRSFKGLSIHKKPKVCISFYWPNTERQIIIKGKALKLSINKSDEYFYKRPKENQVGCWASKQSSIIPSKDYLLSQYQKWSNFFKEHRIKRPFYWGGYVVKPYKMEFWQGQPHRLHDRLIYEFEKENKWKLYRLSP encoded by the coding sequence ATGACTTTTGATCTATATAATTATAGAAAAATTTATACAAAAAAATCCTTGATGGAATCTAAGGTGCCCTTGGATCCTTTAACATTATTTCATTCTTGGTTTCAAGAAGAAAAAGAGGTTCATCCTCCAAATACAGAGACTAATGCTATGTCTATTTCAACTATAGGAGAAGATGGAGTTCCTGAAACAAGAATTGTTTTGTTGAAAATGTATTCTAAAGATGGTTTTGTTTTTTATACAAATTATCGTAGTTTTAAAGGACTATCCATTCATAAAAAACCAAAAGTATGTATTTCTTTCTATTGGCCCAATACAGAAAGGCAAATTATTATCAAAGGAAAAGCACTAAAATTATCGATAAATAAATCGGATGAATATTTTTATAAAAGGCCTAAGGAAAATCAAGTAGGATGTTGGGCTTCAAAACAAAGTTCTATTATTCCATCTAAAGATTATTTGTTAAGTCAATATCAAAAATGGAGCAATTTTTTTAAGGAACATAGGATCAAACGTCCTTTTTATTGGGGTGGTTATGTTGTAAAACCTTATAAAATGGAATTTTGGCAAGGACAGCCACATCGACTTCATGATCGATTGATTTACGAATTCGAAAAAGAAAACAAGTGGAAATTATATCGATTATCTCCATAA
- the dnaN gene encoding DNA polymerase III subunit beta translates to MHFFVSSFSLLQKLYVLHKIIDPKNNSEYFIFELFGEKLMILISDSENNMITTEIQVSVKKNSKEKIAIPTKLIIDLLKTFPKEDIILKKEKKILYIYSEQGYYPIPTIYEDQLSNNNELIKFTNNFLIVNTQKITLSSKILLKILNKTLFAIGNEYFNPIMNGVYFNFSPYGATFVATDTYKLVKYTINNIKLNHSIEFTIPKKSLKILQNILKEEKETSSVTIEYNKIDIIKFYFENKTFLCRLINERYPDYNSVIPKNKDMLLIINRLSFLNSVKRVSIFSKEKISFIRFCLDDEKLKIYEENPFNYSKIKCKYIIANNFQYRSIKLGFNSKFLIETLSSFNDDFVSFELYDKVGIFRPYSNTKKEESFLILIMSVIV, encoded by the coding sequence ATGCATTTTTTTGTTTCTAGCTTTTCTCTTTTACAAAAATTATATGTTTTACATAAAATTATAGATCCTAAAAATAATTCAGAGTATTTTATTTTTGAACTTTTCGGAGAAAAGTTAATGATACTAATTTCAGATTCAGAGAATAACATGATTACCACAGAAATACAAGTAAGTGTAAAAAAAAATTCAAAAGAAAAAATAGCTATTCCTACTAAACTTATAATAGATCTTCTAAAAACATTTCCGAAAGAAGATATTATTCTCAAAAAAGAAAAAAAGATACTTTATATTTATTCTGAACAGGGGTATTATCCAATACCTACCATTTATGAGGATCAATTATCCAATAATAATGAACTTATAAAGTTTACGAATAATTTTTTGATAGTCAACACTCAAAAAATAACTTTATCCTCAAAAATACTTTTGAAAATTTTAAACAAAACTTTATTTGCAATTGGAAATGAATATTTCAACCCTATTATGAATGGAGTCTATTTTAATTTTTCTCCATATGGAGCTACTTTTGTAGCCACGGATACTTATAAATTGGTTAAGTATACCATAAATAACATTAAATTAAATCATTCTATTGAATTTACTATACCCAAAAAATCTTTGAAAATTCTTCAGAATATTTTAAAGGAAGAAAAAGAAACAAGTAGTGTAACCATTGAGTATAATAAAATTGATATCATTAAATTTTATTTTGAAAATAAAACTTTTCTATGTCGGTTAATCAATGAGAGATATCCAGATTATAATTCTGTAATTCCTAAAAATAAGGATATGTTATTGATAATAAATCGTCTTTCATTTTTAAATTCCGTTAAGAGAGTATCTATTTTCTCTAAAGAAAAAATAAGTTTTATTCGTTTTTGTTTGGATGATGAAAAATTAAAAATTTATGAGGAAAATCCCTTTAATTATTCAAAAATTAAGTGTAAATATATTATTGCTAATAATTTTCAATATAGATCTATAAAACTTGGATTCAATTCTAAATTTTTGATAGAAACATTATCCTCTTTTAATGATGATTTTGTTAGTTTTGAATTATATGATAAAGTAGGTATTTTTAGACCCTATTCTAATACAAAAAAAGAAGAATCCTTTCTTATATTGATTATGTCTGTTATAGTATAA
- the pheT gene encoding phenylalanine--tRNA ligase subunit beta: MKISYNWLKKYISIIDISENKISNILTDIGLSVKSIKKTTIENDKDSIMDIEVTPNRSDAMSHYGIARDLYACLTFRGYKVTLLKPIIKNYKKDIDKYCFQILIEEKNKCKRYSGVVLSKIKVDSSPNWLINRLKSIGIKSINNVMDIKNFVMHELGQPIQVFDMDQIKGDKIIIKNVKNKVHFRSEDHIKRELNEQDLIISDTIKPLSIAGIISSHHSNINTKTKNIFLGSAYFNPIEIRSIGIRHLIKTEDRLLFEKGVDPNQTVYVLQRAATLIKKITKCQISSDIVDVYPHPISPFKIKLHYKKIIDIIGKRISKNTIKKILSLLEIVIHSENEKLLLVFVPPYRIDVQREIDLIEEILRIYGMNRIKESNQIQISSVPTNNCKPTEDQIQKIIFNQLVNYGFQEIINPPMINKKSDYFLLNSFSHSHRKIKSINIINPTNKYYNSMRPSLLFGMIDSIKYNYNRGNNLIKFFEFGKIYYRKNNQFLEKTCLSIAVLSENLFFFFLKGIIEQIFQRIGITHYTQKHSNSSLLKNSISIQYKNKNFVELGKVEESISKKKEIFYAEIDWEYLISIVQEKKIIFVPYSKYPTSRRDLSLLIDQIIPFEKIYQSIKKMEKNLIKKIKLIKEIKIYDFYKGENLPISKKSYTISVFFESHKETLTDVIINEIMKKIEKIIKNKLGAKIRGVDL; the protein is encoded by the coding sequence ATGAAAATCTCATATAATTGGCTTAAGAAATATATTTCTATTATTGATATTAGTGAAAATAAAATATCGAATATATTAACCGATATAGGATTATCGGTAAAAAGTATAAAAAAAACCACTATAGAGAATGATAAGGATTCTATTATGGATATAGAAGTGACTCCTAATCGTTCCGATGCTATGAGTCATTATGGAATAGCTCGTGATTTATATGCTTGTCTAACATTTCGTGGATATAAAGTTACTTTATTAAAACCAATAATAAAGAATTATAAAAAAGACATTGATAAATATTGTTTTCAAATACTTATTGAAGAAAAAAATAAATGTAAAAGATATTCTGGAGTGGTCCTTTCTAAAATAAAAGTAGATTCCTCTCCTAATTGGTTAATTAATCGATTAAAATCGATTGGAATAAAATCCATCAATAATGTAATGGATATAAAAAATTTTGTAATGCATGAATTAGGTCAACCTATACAGGTTTTTGATATGGATCAAATAAAAGGAGATAAAATTATAATAAAGAACGTAAAAAATAAGGTTCATTTCAGATCTGAAGATCATATAAAAAGAGAACTCAACGAACAAGATTTGATTATATCGGATACAATAAAACCTTTATCTATAGCAGGAATTATAAGTAGTCATCATTCAAACATTAATACAAAAACCAAAAATATTTTCTTAGGAAGCGCCTATTTTAATCCTATAGAAATCCGTTCTATTGGAATAAGACATCTTATAAAAACAGAAGATAGACTTCTGTTTGAAAAAGGAGTGGATCCTAATCAAACTGTGTATGTTTTACAAAGAGCCGCTACACTTATCAAAAAAATTACAAAATGTCAGATAAGCTCAGACATAGTAGATGTTTATCCTCATCCCATATCTCCTTTCAAAATAAAACTTCATTATAAAAAAATTATAGATATCATAGGAAAAAGAATTTCTAAAAATACAATAAAAAAAATTTTATCCTTGCTTGAAATTGTAATTCATTCCGAAAATGAAAAATTATTATTAGTTTTTGTTCCTCCTTATCGAATAGATGTTCAAAGAGAAATAGACTTAATAGAAGAAATATTACGTATTTACGGAATGAATAGAATCAAAGAATCTAACCAAATCCAAATATCCTCAGTTCCTACTAATAATTGTAAGCCAACAGAAGATCAAATACAAAAAATCATTTTTAATCAACTGGTCAATTATGGATTTCAAGAAATTATAAATCCTCCTATGATAAATAAAAAATCAGACTATTTTTTATTAAATTCCTTTTCTCATTCCCATAGAAAAATAAAATCAATTAATATCATAAATCCTACGAATAAATATTATAATTCAATGCGTCCCAGTCTATTATTTGGCATGATAGATAGCATAAAATATAATTACAATAGAGGAAATAATCTAATAAAATTTTTTGAATTTGGAAAAATATATTACAGGAAGAATAATCAATTTTTAGAGAAAACTTGTCTTAGTATAGCTGTATTATCAGAAAATCTTTTCTTTTTTTTCTTAAAAGGAATTATAGAGCAAATTTTTCAAAGAATAGGAATTACTCATTATACTCAAAAACACTCCAACAGTTCTCTTTTAAAGAATAGTATATCCATTCAATATAAAAATAAAAACTTTGTTGAATTAGGAAAAGTAGAAGAAAGTATAAGTAAAAAAAAAGAAATATTCTATGCAGAAATTGATTGGGAATATTTAATTTCTATAGTTCAAGAAAAAAAAATAATTTTTGTTCCATATTCTAAATATCCTACATCAAGAAGAGATTTATCCTTATTAATTGATCAAATAATTCCTTTTGAAAAAATTTATCAATCCATAAAAAAAATGGAAAAAAATTTGATCAAAAAAATCAAGTTAATTAAAGAAATTAAGATATATGATTTCTATAAGGGAGAGAATTTACCAATATCTAAAAAATCCTATACAATAAGTGTTTTTTTTGAAAGTCATAAGGAAACATTAACCGATGTTATTATTAATGAGATAATGAAAAAAATAGAAAAAATTATAAAAAATAAATTAGGAGCAAAAATTAGAGGAGTAGATCTATAA
- a CDS encoding glycine--tRNA ligase, with product MKKNNHFFHFLISHAKNYGFVFPSSEIYGGVHAIYDYGQYGIELKNNIKEYWWKSMTQLHENIVGLDTSILMHSNIWKASGHIEKFNDFFIDNKDSKKRYRPEVLIREYIDFMHKKKSSIPNREQILLRMYKSLKKKDLLDIRILIDELNIPDPISGSHNWTDIRLFNTMFKIIIENGKGDFFLRPETAQGTFSNFSHVKSSSRMKIPFGIAQIGKSFRNEIISRQFIFRMREFEQMEMQFFILPEEEIKWYEYWKNIRFKWHLELNLGNKKYQIRDHDQLAHYASAGSDIEFNFPFGFREIEGIHSRRDFDLKRHEFFSKKKLRVFGKELGNYIPYVIETSLGLDRLFLAIFSSSLKKEKLKNGNQRIVLKIPPYLSPIKAAIFPLVSKDGLPKIAKKIFNDLKIDYRLIYDQKESIGKLYRRQDAIGTPLCFTIDYETINNNTVTMRYRDSMLQKRVHIKDISKIIERETGIRKVLKKLL from the coding sequence ATGAAAAAAAACAATCATTTTTTTCATTTTTTAATTTCTCATGCCAAAAATTATGGCTTCGTTTTTCCATCCAGTGAAATTTATGGGGGGGTTCATGCTATATATGATTATGGTCAGTATGGAATAGAATTAAAAAATAACATTAAAGAATATTGGTGGAAATCAATGACTCAACTTCATGAAAATATAGTTGGATTAGATACTTCTATACTCATGCACTCTAATATTTGGAAAGCTTCTGGACATATTGAAAAATTCAATGATTTCTTCATCGATAATAAAGATTCAAAAAAAAGATATCGTCCTGAGGTATTAATTAGAGAATATATAGATTTTATGCATAAAAAAAAAAGTAGTATTCCTAATAGAGAACAAATATTATTACGTATGTATAAATCCTTAAAAAAAAAGGATCTATTAGATATCCGTATTTTGATTGATGAATTGAATATTCCTGATCCTATAAGTGGATCTCATAATTGGACCGATATTCGTTTATTTAATACTATGTTTAAGATTATTATTGAAAATGGAAAAGGGGATTTTTTTCTTCGTCCAGAAACTGCTCAGGGTACATTTTCTAATTTTTCTCATGTTAAAAGTTCTAGTAGAATGAAAATACCATTTGGTATTGCTCAAATAGGAAAATCATTTCGGAATGAAATTATTTCCAGACAATTTATTTTTCGAATGCGTGAATTTGAACAAATGGAAATGCAATTCTTTATTCTACCAGAAGAAGAAATAAAATGGTATGAATATTGGAAAAATATTCGGTTTAAATGGCATTTAGAATTAAATTTAGGAAATAAAAAATATCAAATACGTGATCATGATCAACTGGCTCATTATGCTAGTGCTGGATCGGATATAGAATTTAATTTTCCTTTTGGATTTAGAGAAATAGAAGGAATCCATTCTCGCAGAGATTTTGATTTAAAAAGACATGAATTCTTTTCCAAAAAGAAATTAAGAGTTTTTGGAAAGGAATTAGGGAATTATATTCCCTATGTTATAGAAACTTCATTGGGGTTAGATCGTCTTTTTTTGGCCATTTTTTCTTCTTCTCTTAAAAAGGAAAAATTGAAAAATGGAAATCAACGTATCGTACTAAAAATTCCACCTTATTTGTCTCCTATAAAAGCAGCTATATTTCCATTAGTTTCAAAAGATGGATTACCAAAAATAGCAAAAAAAATATTCAATGATCTTAAAATAGATTATCGGTTAATTTACGATCAAAAAGAGTCCATTGGAAAACTTTATAGAAGACAAGATGCTATTGGAACTCCTCTTTGTTTTACAATTGATTATGAAACTATAAACAACAATACAGTTACTATGAGATATAGAGATTCCATGCTACAGAAAAGAGTTCATATAAAAGATATTTCAAAAATTATAGAACGTGAAACCGGAATTAGAAAAGTTTTGAAAAAATTATTATAG